Proteins encoded in a region of the Lemur catta isolate mLemCat1 chromosome 14, mLemCat1.pri, whole genome shotgun sequence genome:
- the UTF1 gene encoding undifferentiated embryonic cell transcription factor 1 encodes MLLRPRRPPPLAPPAPPSPASPDPELQPAGEAPRTPPGRPASPDALEEPASPVSPGSAQRTPWSAWETELLLDTLLQPAVWRSLLLDRRQSLPTYRRVSAALARQQVRRTPAQCRRRYKFLKDKLREAQGQPPGPFDAQIRELMGLLGDTGRKRPRRPGRPQRGRRPASRAPAATLGESGAPPLPAARDPNADPAWTLRFSPSPSKSTDASRAPCSPPAPTPTALPNFIPGPGSPQDHVPVRAPASPPPPAPHATQEDADSPPGRPEERAPPQAAPSLNAALLQTLGHLGDIVAVLGPLRDQLLTLNQHVEQLRGSFDQTVSLAVGFILGSAAAERGVLRDPRE; translated from the exons aTGCTGCTCCGGCCCCGGCGGCCGCCCCCGCTcgcgccccccgcgccgccgTCGCCGGCCAGCCCCGACCCCGAGCTGCAGCCGGCCGGGGAGGCCCCGAGGACCCCGCCCGGGCGGCCCGCCTCGCCAGACGCCCTGGAAGAGCCCGCGTCGCCCGTGTCCCCAGGCTCGGCGCAGCGCACTCCCTGGAGCGCTTGGGAGACGGAGCTGCTGCTGGACACGCTGCTGCAGCCGGCCGTGTGGCGCTCGCTGCTGCTGGACCGCCGCCAGTCGCTGCCCACCTACCGCCGCGTGTCCGCCGCGCTGGCCCGCCAGCAGGTCCGGCGCACGCCCGCGCAGTGCCGCCGCCGCTACAAGTTCCTCAAGGACAAGCTCCGCGAGGCGCAGGGCCAGCCGCCCGGGCCCTTCGACGCGCAGATCCGGGAGCTCATGGGCCTCCTGGGCGACACTGGGCGCAAGCGGCCCCGCCGCCCCGGGCGCCCCCAGCGCGGCCGCCGCCCGGCCTCCAGGGCGCCCGCGGCCACCCTGGGCGAGTCAG GCGCCCCGCCGCTGCCTGCCGCCCGCGACCCCAACGCGGACCCAGCTTGGACGCTGAGGTTTAGCCCATCTCCGTCAAAGTCTACCGACGCCTCCCGCGCCCCCTGCTCcccgccagcccccaccccgACCGCCCTCCCCAACTTCATCCCTGGGCCCGGCAGCCCCCAAGACCACGTGCCTGTCCGTGCCCCCGCCTCCCCGCCGCCGCCAGCTCCCCACGCCACCCAGGAAGATGCAGACTCGCCACCCGGCCGCCCCGAGGAACGCGCGCCCCCCCAGGCCGCGCCATCACTGAACGCCGCCCTGCTGCAGACCCTGGGGCACCTGGGCGACATCGTGGCTGTCCTAGGCCCGCTGCGCGACCAGCTGCTGACCCTGAACCAGCACGTGGAGCAGCTGCGTGGTTCCTT